Within Odontesthes bonariensis isolate fOdoBon6 chromosome 16, fOdoBon6.hap1, whole genome shotgun sequence, the genomic segment TCACCAACAAAATGATCTCTTTAACAATAAATGATAATGCAGCAACATATTTCCCCTCAGGGATTGATAAAAtataattgaattgaactaaATCGGGTTACATTTGGTCCACTATCATTTTATCAGTGAGTATAGACTTGATATAGTCCATCATGATACAGCACTACTCACAATTAGGACTAAATGTCCATTAAGTGGAATCATCATCAGTTACTACATTAGACATTTCAGGGCTTACAGCGCTGACCTGCAGTTTGTCATCATACTAGCAAATGGGATTTTATTCCATTGTGTATTatcaagattaagattaagactttattgtcatatagatacatgaaaaacacaaaattactccTCCACATTTAGCCCATCCAGGTTGGAACctgctgaacacacacatgcacagcgtcacacactcatggagacagatgccatgtTCACTGGAGCCATTCACAGCtccccggggagcatgggggtacggtgccttgctcaagggcacctcggccgtggcaaggaagtggactgccaccccttcagctgtcagtttcaccaatctttttgagtggcgagagtgggaatcgaaccgccaaccttcaggttattggacgacccactgaTCCACGGCCACCTGATTATAGTTTATTAATCAATTTTCCAtcagactctctctctaaaaccaattaatcaggttagaaatctcagggtaatattggactcagacctgaactttaacagccacattaaatcagtaacatcagcagctttttaccatctaaaaatcATTGCTAGAaccaaaggaatagtgtctaaaccagacttagagagactgatccatgcgtttgtctactaccatattagtccagcgctcaggtctctgcactggcttcctgtcgctcagagaatagactttaaaacagctctgcttgtgtacaagtctcttcatggtcttgAAAACagtctatttagctgtgcatatgacacctgaaagtattttatctgcactcttcgcttttaatttaattaattaatgttaTACTTACGttttatggaatgattttatttgccttcttgtgattttatttcaagcactttgaattgtgctctacaaataaacttgccttgcttttccaggttaaaaaaaaaaacacacatacattgaCACACCAACAAAAACCCAGTTTTTCACAGTTTAACTCTTTATTGTTTAAGATAACATTGTTATGATCATGCTAACCATGCACAAAGTCTACAGTATTTGCATAACTGAAAGAGTGAAGCTGACTGACTATGATTGTGTCTTTCTGTATGGAAGGACCCGACCGCCATACGTTTAGAAGTGGTTGTATATATCCTTTctttgcattcttttttttttaaacctaaaaTCACTTCTCCTtccaaagaaaaagagaaaaacacattcaaTAAATGCAGAACTGCTATTTGAAATGCAAAACAAATCCTAACTTACAAATACTTGTTAAGTTTCTACTCTGCTACTTTGCTTAATTCCACTAAAAAGTCTGACTTGTTCGGCCATGTGCCATCTAAGGAACACGTCTAAATGTCACTTTAATAGTCGCAGCATGTTGTGTACAAGCTGTTGGAATAACTGTCTGCATTATGGTGGAGAGAGACAACAAAGCATTTTAAACCAAAGATTCAAGTATCATAGGTCAAGAGCACAACTATCCCAATGGctaaataaagaagaaaaaactggGATAAGCTTAGAAATGAAAGTGACTGAAAACTCCCTCATGTCATAATAGCATTTTAACAGTTTGTGACTTGCTGACAGAAGTCTTTGTTGAAGGAGACCAACTGCAAACATCGTTATCGCTACAGAGCACATTTACAAGGTGATTGTTAAGCAAACATTCCTGCCGCAGTGGACTACATTCTTATGCAACAACAGATACTTATTATGTCTGCCAGATCTCCTGAAACTGTGTCTGAAAGCAAGGCACTACTACAGAAAACGTTTAAACTGAAATGAAGTTGCTCAGTTGTCAGCTTTTATATCggaaaccctttttttttttttctctgagggCTCTTGAAGAAAGGGTGCGCAGCTCAGTTATTGCAGCAGAATTCACTCCTCCACAAGCATCTGTTAATGCACCGTTACCATtctttgattgtttttaaagtgcgATAAGATTCAAGTCGACAGCTATGGGCAGATTTTTCACGCCCGCATGCACTCAGGAAGTCCCATCGAAAAAGAATGAAGggaatcattttaaaatgtgagcAATCCTCCATGATCAGACTAGACTGGGTTAGAAAGAGTAAAGCATTGGAGGGGTTCTGATACTCTGACCTGATGATTTCATCACTGTCCTACCCACACATGCATGAATAACGTTACCTGTCTAGAAATGTACAGCAGAAGTATCACAAATTAGGCCATCATTTAGACCAAAGTGCCTTTCCTTTCATGGTTACACACTGAACTAACACTCAAAGTTGATTTTAGGGTTTTGAAGGGAATATAGAAAGGCAGGGGTGCAAAAATGGTCACTGATGCTCAGAGCAGGCTTTGTCATTCTTATAATGGAGCTGACCTAGAGAGGAATCTGTGACGTTCCTAACAAGCCGATGCAAGTTAGTAGAAGTGTTTCCTAATTTTCTATGAGGCTCAAATCCCTGAtgtttgtctctttttgttGTGGGTGTAATTTTCTCATATTCTTCATTGACCCACTCCCACTTTTCATGACTGTTTTCCACACATGTGCTCctgaaaacaataataaaatctTTCACACATAATTCTACTTGCTATATCATTAGTATCTAAGATGTGTTTTGTGTATATTGTAAGACACAGTTTGCATTTTTAGGAAAATCTCTATGGCTCTATTCCCATAACTGTAATGACAAAAGAGTACATACTCAGAATAAGATATCCCGTGCGTCTCTATGtgtgacagaaagatagaagaGATAGAGCAAGCAGAGCAGGGAGAGGAAGAAACTAATGGACTACTGGATGCTAAGTTTATTTGAGGATGGAGCCGACATCCCTATGAGCTTTGAGTCTGACATGGGACTAACAACGCCCTCAATCATGTTCTTGTTACAGTCGCCCGTGCTGTTTTCAGAGGACAGTTTGGGATACGTGACACTTCCTGTCAGGTCCATCAGATCCTCCAGAGCTTGGTTGTTGCTCATGCTGCCCTGTTGGATTTCAGTGATGGGCGAGAACTCTGGGATGGAGATCAGTTCTTCCTTTGAAGCCGGACTGAAATATAGTTATTAGAATAGAAATTACACttatatggaagtttttctgtgccatcagagtttgatatgaatttctaatattgaatttttacagcatcaaaatcagactttgaatttgaaaaaccaacaaaaaaacaacaaaaagcacaggcctttgtaaaaaaaaaaaatcaatttctaaaaacaaaaatcagtgtaaaaaaattcaatatcTAAAAAAGAATTCAAcctaaaaaaattcaacttaaaaaattcagtggaaaaataatttttttaaagttgaagttttttccactgaattgttttttagatgttgaattttttttacactgatttttgtttttagaaattgattttttttttacactgttggtttttcaaattcaaagtctgattttgttgctgtaaaaatgcaatattagaaattcgtattcaaactctgatggcacagaaaaacttccatacactTACACTTAAAGGCTTTTTACTTGATTACCCAGAGTCCTCTGTGGTGAAATCACATACTGTACTACTAAGTTCATCATATAATTTCACTCAGACAGCACTTTGATAATGATATCTCATCTGATGACTCACCTGACCTCCATCGACTGCACCTCATCACATGACCCCGTACGCTTCACATCTAGCGGTTCCAGCTTGATGACGGGTGGTGACAGGTGTCCCACCGGCAGCGGCGTCACAGTAGGTCTAACAACCTGCTTCTGGGGCCCCGCTTCAGCTTTTCCCTCAGCTGAAGTTGCCATATTTGGGTTTTGCTGTTTGCTTCCTTCAGTAGTTTGTTGGCTGCTCACCAAGGCACTTCCTTCACCCTTCACTGCTCCATTCATCATGCCGCCCTCTCTTTGGTTCGCTACGTTATCCGCTGTCGACTTTGCTCTTTGCTGCTTGTTTGCATTCAGTTCCACCTCTTTCCCCCGTTGCTTAAAAGCACAGGCCTTTGCTTCTGTGCTAACCTGGCTGCCATGCTCCTGCTCACTGGTTTGATGCTTGTCAAAGACGCTCTGTCTTTGTTTCACAGGCTGCAGGTTGTTTTGAGAGTGCTTACTCCTCTGACTGTTCATTTGTGTCGCTGCTTCTTCTTTCTTCAAGATGAAACATTCCTTTGTTTCAACCTGCAAGGTGACCTGCTTTTTAACCTGAGACTCAACCTTCTGACTCGCCTGCTCGATCACCTCAACATTAGTCTTTACATCCCCTGTGGAgaacagaaaacatcacaggaggCTTCGCTTTATTTGGACCGTCCAGGTACCAGCACAGATATCTTATTTCACTTTAGGAGGACGCAGGCacgtcaccagacactttttaccggggcacgtgcccctgtaaacatgcgttgtgcccctgtaaaaattcctacactgaaaaaagtgactttttggtgaagtaaactctattagagtaactgtcataatttctaccttgtatttttaagattcagtaagaactagatcttcttaagtaaaattaaacattttattaacgtaatacatgaattatgggggaagagtaagttttacttaggtttcctcatacaattcaaatgtttaatagttgtatgtacataaacctagaaatactacataaactttactctgaaagtgtatcgttaaaatctactaagttacttcataacagcaaatactacagaaatataaaatttacttaaaattttgagtaaaattatgttcctgcctatgaaaaacaagtagactttacttaatttgtttaaataaatataacttaaaacttagatgtaattaagtaagtgttacttaatatcttcacaactgttatgttttatggtaagtaaaatttacttgatactggcaagtgagtgttacttgatattgcagcattaaatattacttaaatcatttgagtccaaatacttacaaagggttttttaagtaaatcttatgagttgtttttttcagtgcataTACATCCTTCAGACTACGCTACGACTGATGTGCTAAGGAAGAATAACATAGGCACGATTTTCCCTCTTTCAACCACGTAACCTACTTTCTACTCTCAGCGAATTGACCGTGTGTGACGCGTAACGCACAAAATCAGAGTTGGAAGGCAAGATCCTATTTACGTCATATTTATCAGCGGATAGTAGCCACACATTTTGCCAACGGAAACGTAGTAGGGTAGATGAACCACTACACATTGATGGATCACCGTCATCGTGGTCATGAACATAAGGAAATTGTCACAGAGGAGAGTCAGAAGCAACAAGGAGAACTGAGCATAAAGTGGAGGGAGGTGAGAGATTTCTTTTCTCTGTTGTGTCGACGTCCACGCCTACCTACACTGCCATTTCTTACGCCAAATGCACAACGTTTGCATTTAGGCTGaaacagtgtctggttccaTGGCATGTGAAAAACGCgagacaatatcctattctgcctattatagcctatttactaaactatCTTAGGCATTATAATTTGATCAAGCTGCTGGATAAATCTGCCTCTGGGGTGCAAATGGACTCAGGGCATCATAAAAAGTCACGTCATAGCAAGGTGGAGCAGGGGTAGTGGTGCAAGCATGTGTTGGATGGGTCATTTCAAGTTGAGGACACACTGAAAATCAACTCCCAAATCTGCTGCCTTCCAGAAGCTGCTAAAGCTTCAGAGGTACACACTGCTATACAGCAAAGGCCTCAAAGTTGACTTGAGTCCTCGTTGGAATTAAATCTTATTTCAATCCAGAGACTTAGAAAGAGGGAAAGGAAAACACTTCTTTAAGCAGCATTTGGGAGGTACTGTTTGAACAAAAAGTTGATCACAAACGGATCAACTTCATGAATGGAACGACAATGGTGGTTAATTAGAATGAGGGAGGCTGTAGTGGTCACAATAAAAAGTCATTTAGTGGTACTTGTCTGTACTGTTTACTCTAAAATTAGAAAATAATTTTATGACTCTGCTCGCCAATAGTTGTCGGCAACTGtgcacaataaaaataaatccaggGTAAATGCATTTAGCTTAATGTGCATGCGGAGTACAAACTGCATCGAAATATTCAATGCTGTGGCTTGATTGTAGGGTTTTTGTTGCACATTCTTCTGAATATTTGAGACAAGCCAACTCATAGAAATCTAGATTACTGTTGCACATGCTTATAATTTGAAATAATAAACCACACATGCCCCGTTTGCATTTTTACAGCAGCAAGGCATACAGCCAGGAGCAAAATAAGCATGGACAGCAAGCAAACTCAAAGTGTCTGCAGGGTTAACAGAACACACACTGACCTGGTGGTGAGACAGACTTCGTCTCCACCTGTTCGTCCTTCTGATTTAACGCAGAACAGAAAACATCAGGACACATAACCAAAGTATCACCAATGATAGAATTTAATAAGTTAACAACGTAAAGTCAAGGTTTTTAtaaatgaaatatgaaaaaagaCATCTTGATCACGTAATCAGCAGGTGTTAAAGGCAGCAGGTCTACTGTATGAGAACAGAAGGCGTCTCTTACAGTACCTTCATGTCAGCTTCACCCTTCCTTGTTCTCTTCATGATCTCCTCGATTCTCTGCGAGAGTAAAGCGACACATATCAACTTTACGAGCTTAAATTTGGAAGTTCGCTCGTGTCCTTTCTGGGTAACTGTGTTGAAGCGAACCTTTTTCCTGAGCTgcctctcttcctcttcttgtTGTTTCTGCAGTTCTCTGTCTTGCCGCTGACGTTCCGCATCTTCTTGAGCCTGGACTCtggttttttctttctgtttgaaaCAAGAAAAATCGCACTTGTATGCAGGTAACATGATAGTTTATTTAGATCCCAAAAAGGTTAAAATCATATCAGCAAGACAGGAAACCTCAGAACATCCTAATCCATTACCTCAGTTTCCATCTGGATCTGCATCTCTCTCTCCTGctgttctctctttcttttgtctTCCTCTTGGTTCAGCCTGGGAACGTCCTGCACATTGTTCCCTCTGTCCTCCTCTTGCTGAGCCTTGGCCTGCTGCCGTTGCTGCTCCTCAGCGAGCTGCTTATTTTGCTTCTCTTCCCTCAGTCTGATCAGAGTTTAACAGGATTACACACATTCTTTTCTTAAACCCATTTGCATTTAAACCTAGCTGTAAACTATCCGTCGaccaggggtggaaagtaacgaataacatttactcacgttactgtaattgagtagtttttatgagtaatttgtaattttctgagtttttgaaatgtgtaatttttacttttactcgagtacattttgacccaagtacttttacttcgctacatttgaaacccctcacgttactgagtaaaacaaatatttatggtgaaaaattaaatgcgggcggaaatttaaacagctgtcccggaactgaaagtcaatagctgggtttcacttgacgtcacttctgtattttctaagcgcgcgaacctaagtggtgggcaactggagctgggtcccattgaaaacactgtgttttgtctgccacttttttgccccaaatgcctcagttttgtgccgtttttggatgttgcaatcggtctaaccgagagaagggaaagggttactatcgagtactttttagttcagccgggttgctcttcacagcaaagagagcaagacttacagcaaaaaacttcaaaaatctgctgctgctgaaattgaacaagagcttttccgGTCTAAAGTTGTAGATTATAGGCAGATTTGTGGGACCCTGTGGGCACTGTATTTTGTATAGTGGGATCCTGTagcattttagtttgatttgtggtatcctgtgggcagttaattttgtgtgcattttgtttttttaatactttgattgtagtttaaatttctttattcttatcatagtgttgtccattggacaataggactgaaaattctttgcactttattcaattcagttcaaaaatactttatttatcccagagggaaattaaatgttgatgtagctcaattaaatcaaagagttattatagatgctgatggctgtgggcaggaaagatttcctgtagcggtccgttttgcatccaaactgaagaagcctttgactgaagagactctgttttccaataacagtctcatggagaggatgttcagggttgtccataattatggtacaagttgtgactgtccttgtgaggaagtatgttcctgagcccagtttatcttttgcaagtgtggatgtgcactttaatacacctcgaaatcgattaaaacaacttgtactgaattGGATTCATAACTCGTCctttttttgcattaagaaactgaaagtaattaagtaacttttactcaaattacattttaaatgaagtaattttgtacttttactcaagtaaattttgagatgggtaattttacttttactctgagtagaatttaggcaaagtaaagatacttttacttaattacaatttttcagtactctttccacctctgtcgTCAACCTcacctttcttcttcctctttttcccGTTTTTTCTCCTCCAGTTCTTTCTGGGCTCGAGCCTGACGCCTGCGCTCTGCCATGAGCCTGGTAGCCTCCTCTGCATCTGTCGTGCCAGCAGCCGGCTTCCCCGCGGACATGGGTGCTGATTCTGGCACACAGAAGCATGGAGTAAACATGTagtaaaaatctaaatctaaatctaaatgcaCCAAACCAGAATGTAgatcagagatactcattgcgtggctcctcaagctttaattggtggctcgcacttgcataatagctcataacaatatggtaacaataacaagacattttttcaaataacatacagcgaatactgcacaatattaagtttgcgtttttgtagtattaaagggacactatgtaataaattaagtcatttattagctcaaatcaacatattcattcataagttagtcctcattggtgtaaaatgatctctgtcaaaaatctcacttatcctcctgagtgaagaataacttgtctgtatctacatagagcaggtaagctctatggaggctgccatgtcgtTC encodes:
- the map7d2a gene encoding MAP7 domain-containing protein 2a isoform X4 codes for the protein MTAMAKTITSSSAVAGEKMAPPSITLLPDKKSPTNSSPSRTGKTTPSSVEKKPHMNGHPSPSHLAANASNSHGGKQSLEGYMKTDDRMRLAKERREERERSLVAREQLIREKERRAQLQYERTVEERWRRLEEHRQKEELRRAAVEEKRRHQLEEERERLEALMKRSLERSLQLEQRAKRWGRGCPPGAAPCSPHRSPFCSSLSPADHNRAGLQGGSQSTPNTPKKERLRRHRRTASPGCGSPVRRSESPASVTKHLASPTTSKLVSKMRAQSPCNSHQYHQSPTRHRPNLSSDDRKAEDKKIEKKCGQSKTEPAVKNSPDINSSNPSSQAEKNMLNVEITKSKSCKGDQCDKSLNRDTSGKGQSPDRRSKGSPKADASEKKTQSNAQGGDQSKESAPMSAGKPAAGTTDAEEATRLMAERRRQARAQKELEEKKREKEEEERLREEKQNKQLAEEQQRQQAKAQQEEDRGNNVQDVPRLNQEEDKRKREQQEREMQIQMETEKEKTRVQAQEDAERQRQDRELQKQQEEEERQLRKKRIEEIMKRTRKGEADMKKDEQVETKSVSPPGDVKTNVEVIEQASQKVESQVKKQVTLQVETKECFILKKEEAATQMNSQRSKHSQNNLQPVKQRQSVFDKHQTSEQEHGSQVSTEAKACAFKQRGKEVELNANKQQRAKSTADNVANQREGGMMNGAVKGEGSALVSSQQTTEGSKQQNPNMATSAEGKAEAGPQKQVVRPTVTPLPVGHLSPPVIKLEPLDVKRTGSCDEVQSMEVSPASKEELISIPEFSPITEIQQGSMSNNQALEDLMDLTGSVTYPKLSSENSTGDCNKNMIEGVVSPMSDSKLIGMSAPSSNKLSIQ
- the map7d2a gene encoding MAP7 domain-containing protein 2a isoform X3, with translation MTAMAKTITSSSAVAGEKMAPPSITLLPDKKSPTNSSPSRTGKTTPSSVEKKPHMNGHPSPSHLAANASNSHGGLEGYMKTDDRMRLAKERREERERSLVAREQLIREKERRAQLQYERTVEERWRRLEEHRQKEELRRAAVEEKRRHQLEEERERLEALMKRSLERSLQLEQRAKRWGRGCPPGAGDCENAPLPFSAASAFSHGIASPLPAVSESAPCSPHRSPFCSSLSPADHNRAGLQGGSQSTPNTPKKERLRRHRRTASPGCGSPVRRSESPASVTKHLASPTTSKLVSKMRAQSPCNSHQYHQSPTRHRPNLSSDDRKAEDKKIEKKCGQSKTEPAVKNSPDINSSNPSSQAEKNMLNVEITKSKSCKGDQCDKSLNRDTSGKGQSPDRRSKGSPKADASEKKTQSNAQGGDQSKESAPMSAGKPAAGTTDAEEATRLMAERRRQARAQKELEEKKREKEEEERLREEKQNKQLAEEQQRQQAKAQQEEDRGNNVQDVPRLNQEEDKRKREQQEREMQIQMETEKEKTRVQAQEDAERQRQDRELQKQQEEEERQLRKKRIEEIMKRTRKGEADMKKDEQVETKSVSPPGDVKTNVEVIEQASQKVESQVKKQVTLQVETKECFILKKEEAATQMNSQRSKHSQNNLQPVKQRQSVFDKHQTSEQEHGSQVSTEAKACAFKQRGKEVELNANKQQRAKSTADNVANQREGGMMNGAVKGEGSALVSSQQTTEGSKQQNPNMATSAEGKAEAGPQKQVVRPTVTPLPVGHLSPPVIKLEPLDVKRTGSCDEVQSMEVSPASKEELISIPEFSPITEIQQGSMSNNQALEDLMDLTGSVTYPKLSSENSTGDCNKNMIEGVVSPMSDSKLIGMSAPSSNKLSIQ
- the map7d2a gene encoding MAP7 domain-containing protein 2a isoform X2, which gives rise to MTAMAKTITSSSAVAGEKMAPPSITLLPDKKSPTNSSPSRTGKTTPSSVEKKPHMNGHPSPSHLAANASNSHGGKQSLEGYMKTDDRMRLAKERREERERSLVAREQLIREKERRAQLQYERTVEERWRRLEEHRQKEELRRAAVEEKRRHQLEEERERLEALMKRSLERSLQLEQRAKRWGRGCPPGAGDCENAPLPFSAASAFSHGIASPLPAVSESAPCSPHRSPFCSSLSPADHNRAGLQGGSQSTPNTPKKERLRRHRRTASPGCGSPVRRSESPASVTKHLASPTTSKLVSKMRAQSPCNSHQYHQSPTRHRPNLSSDDRKAEDKKIEKKCGQSKTEPAVKNSPDINSSNPSSQAEKNMLNVEITKSKSCKGDQCDKSLNRDTSGKGQSPDRRSKGSPKADASEKKTQSNAQGGDQSKESAPMSAGKPAAGTTDAEEATRLMAERRRQARAQKELEEKKREKEEEERLREEKQNKQLAEEQQRQQAKAQQEEDRGNNVQDVPRLNQEEDKRKREQQEREMQIQMETEKEKTRVQAQEDAERQRQDRELQKQQEEEERQLRKKRIEEIMKRTRKGEADMKDEQVETKSVSPPGDVKTNVEVIEQASQKVESQVKKQVTLQVETKECFILKKEEAATQMNSQRSKHSQNNLQPVKQRQSVFDKHQTSEQEHGSQVSTEAKACAFKQRGKEVELNANKQQRAKSTADNVANQREGGMMNGAVKGEGSALVSSQQTTEGSKQQNPNMATSAEGKAEAGPQKQVVRPTVTPLPVGHLSPPVIKLEPLDVKRTGSCDEVQSMEVSPASKEELISIPEFSPITEIQQGSMSNNQALEDLMDLTGSVTYPKLSSENSTGDCNKNMIEGVVSPMSDSKLIGMSAPSSNKLSIQ
- the map7d2a gene encoding MAP7 domain-containing protein 2a isoform X1 translates to MTAMAKTITSSSAVAGEKMAPPSITLLPDKKSPTNSSPSRTGKTTPSSVEKKPHMNGHPSPSHLAANASNSHGGKQSLEGYMKTDDRMRLAKERREERERSLVAREQLIREKERRAQLQYERTVEERWRRLEEHRQKEELRRAAVEEKRRHQLEEERERLEALMKRSLERSLQLEQRAKRWGRGCPPGAGDCENAPLPFSAASAFSHGIASPLPAVSESAPCSPHRSPFCSSLSPADHNRAGLQGGSQSTPNTPKKERLRRHRRTASPGCGSPVRRSESPASVTKHLASPTTSKLVSKMRAQSPCNSHQYHQSPTRHRPNLSSDDRKAEDKKIEKKCGQSKTEPAVKNSPDINSSNPSSQAEKNMLNVEITKSKSCKGDQCDKSLNRDTSGKGQSPDRRSKGSPKADASEKKTQSNAQGGDQSKESAPMSAGKPAAGTTDAEEATRLMAERRRQARAQKELEEKKREKEEEERLREEKQNKQLAEEQQRQQAKAQQEEDRGNNVQDVPRLNQEEDKRKREQQEREMQIQMETEKEKTRVQAQEDAERQRQDRELQKQQEEEERQLRKKRIEEIMKRTRKGEADMKKDEQVETKSVSPPGDVKTNVEVIEQASQKVESQVKKQVTLQVETKECFILKKEEAATQMNSQRSKHSQNNLQPVKQRQSVFDKHQTSEQEHGSQVSTEAKACAFKQRGKEVELNANKQQRAKSTADNVANQREGGMMNGAVKGEGSALVSSQQTTEGSKQQNPNMATSAEGKAEAGPQKQVVRPTVTPLPVGHLSPPVIKLEPLDVKRTGSCDEVQSMEVSPASKEELISIPEFSPITEIQQGSMSNNQALEDLMDLTGSVTYPKLSSENSTGDCNKNMIEGVVSPMSDSKLIGMSAPSSNKLSIQ